The genomic region GCGCCTTGAGAATTGCCGTCTGGGCGCCGGGTTCCTCCCGAGGAGGATCGAGATCTTCCATGCGCACCAGCCAGCGACCACCGACCGAACGGGCGTCGAGGTACGAGGCCAGCGCGGCCACCAGCGAACCGAAATGCAAATGCCCGCTGGGCGTGGGGGCGAAGCGCCCGATGTAGGTGGGGGAGGCGATGATGGTCATAAGGAGGGCGTCGGGCTGTTCAGTCGTTTTGAGCACGGCTTGAAGCCGCCTTCGCGAGCAAGCTTCGCGCCTACAGGACGTTGCGCTAGCCTTTGTAGGAGCGAAGCTTGCTCGCGAAGGCGATTTTAAATAGGCAACAAATGCCAGCAAATACCAGAAACAAAAAACGGAGCGTTCGCACGCTCCGTTTTTCGTTCAAGCTGCAATTACTTGCCGACTTGTTTTTCTTTGATTTCCGCCAGGGTCTTGCAGTCAACACACATGTCGGCGGTAGGGCGGGCTTCCAGTCGCTTGACGCCGATTTCGACGCCGCAGGACTCGCACCAGCCGTATTCTTCGTCTTCGATCAATTGCAGGGTTTTGTCGATTTTCTTGATCAACTTGCGCTCGCGGTCGCGGGCGCGCAATTCGAGGCTGAATTCCTCTTCCTGGCTGGCACGGTCTGCCGGGTCAGGAAAGTTGGCCGCTTCGTCTTTCATATGATCAACAGTACGGTCGACTTCCTGCATCAAGTCCTGTTTCCACTTGTTCAGGATCTTGGTGAAGTGAGCACGCATGGGTTTGCCCATGTACTCTTCGCCCTTCACTTCTTTGTAGGGTTCGAAGCCGCTGATCGACTGATTTTGCTGCTTTGCTTGGGTGGGCATGAAATGGACCGCCTCTACTCTTGTAATCCATTGCGCAGGATTGCTCCAACACCGACACCTGCCGGCCCTGCGGCTGCAAGCGGGCGAACTTACCAGATCAAATCGGACCGCGCTACTCCCGGATGTCGAGCCTGCGGCCCGTGGTGCTTGCAAAAGATTGCAAAGCCTCGTCTGGTGGCTAAGGAGACCTGATCAATTATTGATTTTAGTCAAACCTGAGACATACGCTTGAATCGATTGAGATCAGCGTTATATGGGCTCTGACCGCTTTAGACTCTCGCTCGTTCCTGCGCTTGGGTAGAATCAATTCTTTTCCCCGTTGTAAGGAAGGCTAATGGCTCCGTCCTACAGTGCGCGCAGTCGCGCTATCGAACCGTTCCATGTCATGGCCCTGCTGGCGCGGGCCAACGAGCTGCAAGCGGCTGGCCACGACGTGATTCATCTGGAAATCGGCGAGCCGGACTTCACCACCGCCGAGCCGATCATCCAGGCCGGCCAGGCCGCGCTGACGGCGGGGAAGACCCGTTACACCGCCGCCCGTGGCATTCCCGAGCTGCGTGAGGCCATTTCGGGTTTTTATCAGCAGCGTTACCGGCTGAGCATCGATCCGCAGCGCATCATGATCACGCCCGGCGGTTCAGGCGCGTTGCTGTTGGCCAGCGCCTTGCTGGTGGACCCGGGCAAGCATTGGCTGCTGGCCGACCCGGGTTACCCGTGCAACCGGCACTTCCTGCGCCTGGTGGAAGGCGCGGCGCAACTGGTGCCGGTCGGGCCGGACGTGCGTTATCAACTGACTCCCGACCTGGTCGCGCGTCACTGGGATCACGACAGTGTCGGCGCCTTGGTAGCGTCGCCGGCCAACCCCACCGGGACCATCCTGACCCGTGATGAGTTGGCCGGGTTGTCCGCGGCGATCAAGGCTCGTCACGGTCATTTGGTGGTCGACGAGATCTACCACGGCCTGACTTACGGCACGGATGCGGCCAGCGTGCTGGAAGTCGATGACAGCGCCTTCGTCCTCAATAGTTTTTCCAAGTATTTCGGCATGACCGGCTGGCGCCTCGGTTGGCTGGTCGCGCCCGAAGCGGCAGTCGGTGAACTGGAGAAGCTCGCCCAGAACCTCTACATCAGTGCACCGAGCATGGCGCAGTACGCCGCATTGGCCTGCTTCGAGCCCGCCACCATCAGCATTCTCGAGGAGCGCCGCGCCGAGTTCGGTCGACGTCGCGACTTTCTGCTGCCAGCCCTGCGGGAATTGGGTTTCGGTATCGTCGTAGAACCGGAAGGCGCGTTCTATTTGTACGCCGATATCAGCAAGTTCGGCGGCGATGCCTTCTCGTTTTGCCAACACTTCCTCGAAACCGAACACGTTGCGATTACCCCGGGGCTGGACTTCGGGCGTCATCAAGCCGGGCATCATGTGCGGTTTGCCTATACCCAAAGCCTTCCGCGCTTGCAAGAAGCAGTCGAACGGATCGCTCGCGGGTTGAAGAGCTGGCAAGGCTGATGCGCTTCCATCCTCCCCTCGAAGAAGGTCGCTTGATTCGTCGTTACAAACGTTTTCTCGCCGACATCGAAGCCGTTGGCGGCGAGTTGCTGACCATTCACTGCCCGAACACCGGTTCAATGCTTAATTGCCAGGTCGAGGGCGGGCAAGTCTGGTTTAGCCGCTCCACCGACCCCAAGCGCAAGTTGCCCGGTACCTGGGAAATTGGCGAAACCCCGCAGGGACGGCTGTTCTGTGTGAACACCGGGCGCGCCAACGGCTTGATCGAGGAGGCGCTGCGGGCTGGCGTCATCGCCGAGCTGAACGGCTTTACCGAACTGAAGCGCGAAGTGGCCTACGGTCAGGAAAGCAGCCGCATCGACTTTCGCCTCGATTACCCGGGCGGACCGGCTTATGTGGAAGTCAAAAGCGTCACCCTGGGCTTCGATGGTTCGGCGGTAGCGGCATTTCCTGATGCGGTGACCCAGCGCGGGGCCAAGCATTTGCGCGAGCTGGCACATTTGGCCCGGGACGGGATTCGCGCAGTGCAGTTGTATTGCGTGAACCTGACAGGGGTCGACGCGGTACGTCCTGCCGAAGAAATCGATTCGACCTACGCGGCGGCGTTACGCGAAGCAGTGGCGTGCGGGGTCGAAGTGCTGGCGTATGGCGTGCGCTTGACCCACGAAGAGTTGGTGGTCGATCGGCGCTTGGATGTGTTGCTGAACGGTTAGAGCGTGACCCAGATCCCTTGCTCGTCTTCGCGGCAGGGGATGGTGGTCAGGGATTGTCCGGCGCACGGTCCGGCGACGCATTCGCCGTCTTCGATCAGAAACAGTGCGCCGTGGGTGGCGCACTGGATCAGGCTGTTGCTGGGGTCGAGAAACTGGTCGGGCTGCCATTCCAGTGCGACACCACGGTGCGGGCAGCGATTTTCATACACGTACACTCGACCGTCTCGGCGCACAGCCAGAAGCTTCTGACCGTCGACGTCGAAACCGCGACTGCTGGCGTCAGCCAATTCGGCGCCTGTGCAAAGAAGTTTCATGTCTATCCTCAAATCCAGCGGCTCGTGACCCGGTATGTCCGAGCTTGACGTGCAAATGCAAGCAATTATCAAATGGCGGCTCGCCCTCAGGGCGATTACCGGATGCCGAGCATACTTGGCCTGTCATCTCTATGCCCGGGAAACCTTTAAAGGACGCTGTTTATGCACCTGTTCGATCCCGGTACGACTGGCCAATGACCCTTCTGGTTAAACCCCGTGCGTTGTTCATTGGCTTGAGCCTGCTGTGTTTGCTGGCGATCTGGCTGTCGCTGGCGCTGGGTCCGGTGAGTTTGCCGTTGTTCGATACGCTACGGGCGGCGCTGCGGCTGATCGGTTTGCCCACTGCGCCCGACGGGTTGGAGCAGGCTGAGCTGATCCTCAGTCAGATTCGCCTGCCGCGAACCTTGCTCGGTTTGGCGGTGGGCGGGGTTCTGGCGCTGTCCGGCGTGGCGATGCAGGGCTTGTTTCGCAATCCTCTGGCCGATCCGGGCCTGGTGGGGGTTTCCAGCGGCGCAGCACTGGGCGCGGCCATCGCGATTGTCGGCGGCTCGGTATTCGGTGGACTGCCTGAATCCTTCGGGCCTTATCTGTTGTCGGTGTGCGCGTTTCTCGGCGGGTTGGGGGTGACGGCGCTGGTCTATCGACTGGGGCGACGCAATGGCCAGACCAGCGCCGCCACCATGCTGCTCGCCGGTATTGCATTGACTGCCCTGGCCGGTTCGGCGGTCGGGCTCTTCACCTATCTGGCGGATGACGCGACTCTACGCACCCTGGCGTTCTGGAACCTGGGCAGCCTTAACGGCGCCAGTTACTCGCGGCTCTGGCCGTTGCTGCTGGTGAGCGCCGGTGTGGCGCTGTGGTTGCCGCGTCGGGCCAAGGCCTTGAATGCATTGTTGCTGGGGGAGTCGGAGGCCGGTCACTTGGGTATCGACGTCGAAGGCCTCAAACGCGAATTGGTGTTCTGCACGGCGCTGGGTGTCGGCGCGGCGGTAGCGGCGGCGGGGATGATCGGGTTTGTCGGCCTGGTGGTACCGCATCTGGTGCGGCTGCTGGCCGGTCCCGATCATCGGGTGCTGTTGCCGGCGTCGGTGTTGGCGGGGGCCAGTCTCCTGTTGTTTGCCGATCTGGTGGCGCGGCTGGCGCTGGCGCCGGCTGAGTTGCCGATCGGGATTGTCACGGCTTTCATTGGCGCGCCGTTCTTTCTGTATTTATTGCTCAGAGGGCGTGCCTGATGTTGCGAGCGCAGAACCTGCAAATCCGCCGCGGTCGAAAGATTGTCCTGACGGACATCACCCTTGAGCTTAAATCGGGCGAAGTCCTCGGCGTGTTGGGTCCTAATGGCGCCGGCAAAAGCACGTTGCTCGGCGCCCTCTGCGGTGAATTGCCTGCGGACCATGGCAGTGTCTGGCTCGATGAGCATGAATTGAGTCATTGGGCCGGGGGGCAGCGAGCCCAGCGTTTGGCGGTGTTGCCGCAAGTGTCGACCCTGGACTTTGCCTTTCGCGTCGAAGAAGTGGTCGGCATGGGCCGCCTGCCTTATCAAAGCGGCCGGGTCCGGGATGACGAGATTGTCGCCACCGCGCTACAGGCGGCCGATGCGGGGCACTTGAGCGGTCGCAGTTATCTGGCGTTATCCGGCGGTGAACGTCAGCGGGTGCATCTGGCGCGGGTGTTGGCGCAACTCTGGCCAGGCGAGGCGGGGCAGACGTTGTTGCTCGATGAGCCGACGTCGATGCTCGATCCGCTGCATCAACACACTACTCTGCAAGCGGTGTGTGAGTTCGCCGATCGCGGTGCGGCGGTGCTGGTGATCTTGCATGATCTGAACCTGGCGGCACGTTATTGTGATCGCCTGTTACTGCTCGAAGGTGGGCGTCTGGTGGCGCTGGACACGCCCGAACAGGTACTGCGTCCGGAACTGCTCAAGGCTGTGTTCGGGCTGGAAGTATTGGTGCAACCGCACCCGGAGCGTGGGCATCCGCTGGTTATCGCCCGCTGAGGTGTTTTAGGGATGAGAACGCGCGTGATGGTTTTTCTGGCTGCGCTGTTACTGAGTGCTTGCCAGCATGTAGCGGTGCCGCCGGTCAGCGGCGAAATCCGGGATCTGCGCAGCGGTCAGCTCATGACGGCGCAGGAACTGCTTGCACGGTTGGCTGAACCTTCGCGGCTGATCGTCGGCGAGCAGCATGACAATCGTGATCACCATCAACTGCAATTGTGGTTATTGCAGGCGCTGGGTGAGCGACGGCCGCAAGGCAGTCTGCTCCTGGAAATGCTGACGCCGGATCAGCAGCAACGCGTCGATGACGTTCGGCATGCCTCACCATTGCCGACCGATTTGTCCGGGGCATTGGCCTGGCAGTCGGGATGGGACTGGGATCTTTACGGGCCGATCGTTCGATTTGCCCTGATTCAGCCGTACCCGTTACTGGCGGCTAATCTGGGCACGCCTGAAGTCCGTAACGTCTATGCCAAGCCGCCGACATTGAGCGGTGCGCGCTCCAACGCTGCGACGGTCAAAAATAAGTTGCTGGCTCAGATCAGTGATTCCCACTGTGGTTTGCTGCCTGAATCACAGATGCCCGCGATGCTGGCCGTCCAGCAGCAGCGTGACCGACGGATAGCCGAGCGATTACGGGTGGCACCGATGCCTTCACTGTTGTTTGCCGGTGCGTTCCACGCACGCAAGGATGTCGGGGTGCCGATCCATGTGCTGGATCTGGGGGAGCCCGAGGCACCAACGGTATTGATGCTGGCAGAGCAGGGTGCGGAGGTCACGCCGGCCATGGCTGATTACGTCTGGTATACGCCCGCCAC from Pseudomonas sp. GGS8 harbors:
- a CDS encoding ChaN family lipoprotein gives rise to the protein MRTRVMVFLAALLLSACQHVAVPPVSGEIRDLRSGQLMTAQELLARLAEPSRLIVGEQHDNRDHHQLQLWLLQALGERRPQGSLLLEMLTPDQQQRVDDVRHASPLPTDLSGALAWQSGWDWDLYGPIVRFALIQPYPLLAANLGTPEVRNVYAKPPTLSGARSNAATVKNKLLAQISDSHCGLLPESQMPAMLAVQQQRDRRIAERLRVAPMPSLLFAGAFHARKDVGVPIHVLDLGEPEAPTVLMLAEQGAEVTPAMADYVWYTPATPPQDYCAQMRKQFGKPSG
- a CDS encoding iron ABC transporter permease; protein product: MLAIWLSLALGPVSLPLFDTLRAALRLIGLPTAPDGLEQAELILSQIRLPRTLLGLAVGGVLALSGVAMQGLFRNPLADPGLVGVSSGAALGAAIAIVGGSVFGGLPESFGPYLLSVCAFLGGLGVTALVYRLGRRNGQTSAATMLLAGIALTALAGSAVGLFTYLADDATLRTLAFWNLGSLNGASYSRLWPLLLVSAGVALWLPRRAKALNALLLGESEAGHLGIDVEGLKRELVFCTALGVGAAVAAAGMIGFVGLVVPHLVRLLAGPDHRVLLPASVLAGASLLLFADLVARLALAPAELPIGIVTAFIGAPFFLYLLLRGRA
- the dksA gene encoding RNA polymerase-binding protein DksA, which codes for MPTQAKQQNQSISGFEPYKEVKGEEYMGKPMRAHFTKILNKWKQDLMQEVDRTVDHMKDEAANFPDPADRASQEEEFSLELRARDRERKLIKKIDKTLQLIEDEEYGWCESCGVEIGVKRLEARPTADMCVDCKTLAEIKEKQVGK
- a CDS encoding pyridoxal phosphate-dependent aminotransferase, encoding MAPSYSARSRAIEPFHVMALLARANELQAAGHDVIHLEIGEPDFTTAEPIIQAGQAALTAGKTRYTAARGIPELREAISGFYQQRYRLSIDPQRIMITPGGSGALLLASALLVDPGKHWLLADPGYPCNRHFLRLVEGAAQLVPVGPDVRYQLTPDLVARHWDHDSVGALVASPANPTGTILTRDELAGLSAAIKARHGHLVVDEIYHGLTYGTDAASVLEVDDSAFVLNSFSKYFGMTGWRLGWLVAPEAAVGELEKLAQNLYISAPSMAQYAALACFEPATISILEERRAEFGRRRDFLLPALRELGFGIVVEPEGAFYLYADISKFGGDAFSFCQHFLETEHVAITPGLDFGRHQAGHHVRFAYTQSLPRLQEAVERIARGLKSWQG
- a CDS encoding heme ABC transporter ATP-binding protein — protein: MLRAQNLQIRRGRKIVLTDITLELKSGEVLGVLGPNGAGKSTLLGALCGELPADHGSVWLDEHELSHWAGGQRAQRLAVLPQVSTLDFAFRVEEVVGMGRLPYQSGRVRDDEIVATALQAADAGHLSGRSYLALSGGERQRVHLARVLAQLWPGEAGQTLLLDEPTSMLDPLHQHTTLQAVCEFADRGAAVLVILHDLNLAARYCDRLLLLEGGRLVALDTPEQVLRPELLKAVFGLEVLVQPHPERGHPLVIAR
- the sfsA gene encoding DNA/RNA nuclease SfsA, producing MRFHPPLEEGRLIRRYKRFLADIEAVGGELLTIHCPNTGSMLNCQVEGGQVWFSRSTDPKRKLPGTWEIGETPQGRLFCVNTGRANGLIEEALRAGVIAELNGFTELKREVAYGQESSRIDFRLDYPGGPAYVEVKSVTLGFDGSAVAAFPDAVTQRGAKHLRELAHLARDGIRAVQLYCVNLTGVDAVRPAEEIDSTYAAALREAVACGVEVLAYGVRLTHEELVVDRRLDVLLNG
- a CDS encoding Rieske (2Fe-2S) protein — encoded protein: MKLLCTGAELADASSRGFDVDGQKLLAVRRDGRVYVYENRCPHRGVALEWQPDQFLDPSNSLIQCATHGALFLIEDGECVAGPCAGQSLTTIPCREDEQGIWVTL